A window from Heteronotia binoei isolate CCM8104 ecotype False Entrance Well chromosome 15, APGP_CSIRO_Hbin_v1, whole genome shotgun sequence encodes these proteins:
- the LOC132583835 gene encoding apoptosis regulator BAX-like: protein MAAAGRECEPEPPPQKAGTTSDQILKTGTLLLKGFIRDRAQRSGDSGYDEVIAELGGSESQPCDPSTKRLSECLRRIGDELDGNMELQRMIEQVQGYPPKEVFFRVAADMFADGTFNWGRVVALFYFACKLVLKAICTKVPDLIRTIINWTMEYIQEHIMAWIQAQGGWEGLLSYFGTPTWQTIAVFAAGVLTASLTFWKMS, encoded by the exons ATGGCGGCAGCTGGCAGAGAGTGCGAGCCGGAGCCCCCGCCCCAAAAAGCGG GCACAACTTCTGACCAGATCCTTAAGACAGGAACTCTTCTTCTCAAGGG CTTTATCCGGGACCGAGCCCAGCGCAGCGGAGATTCTGGCTATGACGAAGTGATAGCAGAACTTGGAGGTTCAGAGTCCCAGCCTTGTGACCCCAGCACCAAGAGACTGAGCGAGTGCCTGCGTCGGATCGGGGACGAGCTCGATGGCAACATGGAGCTACAGAG GATGATAGAGCAAGTGCAGGGATACCCTCCGAAGGAAGTCTTCTTCCGGGTGGCTGCAGACATGTTCGCAGATGGGACCTTCAACTGGGGCCGTGTGGTGGCTTTGTTCTACTTTGCATGCAAGTTGGTCCTGAAG GCAATTTGCACTAAAGTACCAGACCTCATCAGGACCATAATTAACTGGACGATGGAGTACATCCAAGAGCATATCATGGCCTGGATCCAAGCCCAGGGTGGATGG GAGGGCCTCCTATCCTACTTTGGCACCCCGACTTGGCAAACCATTGCTGTATTTGCTGCCGGTGTTCTGACTGCGTCACTGACCTTCTGGAAAATGTCTTAA